A part of Pararhizobium sp. A13 genomic DNA contains:
- the bla gene encoding class A beta-lactamase: MSFTLSRRSFIIGSSLLLPAVGLGAGPAFSAGRDIDKQLAALEKRTGGRLGVSVLDTKSNASFGHRQDERFAMCSTFKALAAAFVLARVDKGEEKLDRRIAVAKADLLSHSPIAEKHIADGMTVAELCDAAVTYSDNAAANLLLARFGGPDGLTAWLRSIGDGTTRLDRTEPALNEAKPGDPRDTTTPAAMMRTLGKLLLEDVLSPSSRDQFAAWLVANRTGGRRLRAGLPASWTVGEKTGTSGHGEAGDVGFMRPREGHTILASVYIAEGKKPTKELEPIFAEVGMLIAAMA, translated from the coding sequence ATGTCGTTCACGCTCAGCCGCCGGTCCTTCATCATCGGCTCCAGTCTGCTTCTTCCCGCCGTCGGCCTCGGCGCCGGTCCAGCCTTTTCCGCCGGAAGAGACATCGACAAACAGCTTGCCGCGCTGGAAAAGCGCACTGGCGGTCGTCTCGGCGTTTCCGTCCTCGATACGAAGAGCAACGCCTCCTTCGGCCATCGGCAGGACGAGCGTTTCGCCATGTGCTCGACCTTCAAGGCGCTTGCCGCCGCCTTCGTGCTGGCGCGTGTCGACAAGGGCGAGGAAAAGCTCGACCGGCGCATCGCCGTTGCGAAGGCCGACCTCCTTTCCCATTCGCCGATCGCCGAAAAGCACATCGCCGACGGTATGACGGTCGCAGAACTCTGCGACGCCGCCGTCACCTACAGCGACAATGCCGCCGCCAACCTGCTTCTGGCGAGGTTTGGCGGGCCTGACGGGCTGACGGCTTGGCTGCGGTCGATCGGCGACGGAACGACGCGGCTCGACCGCACCGAACCCGCCCTCAACGAGGCAAAGCCGGGCGATCCGCGCGATACGACGACGCCGGCTGCGATGATGCGCACACTTGGAAAATTGCTGCTCGAAGACGTGCTGTCGCCGTCATCCCGCGATCAGTTCGCCGCCTGGCTCGTCGCCAACAGGACGGGCGGCCGGCGGTTGAGGGCAGGGCTTCCCGCCAGCTGGACGGTCGGCGAGAAGACCGGCACCAGCGGCCATGGGGAAGCGGGCGACGTCGGCTTCATGCGGCCGCGCGAGGGCCACACGATCCTGGCGTCCGTCTATATCGCCGAAGGGAAAAAACCGACCAAGGAACTGGAGCCGATCTTCGCCGAAGTCGGCATGTTGATCGCCGCTATGGCGTGA
- a CDS encoding protein adenylyltransferase SelO, with amino-acid sequence MDHSPKSEKNAAIAPIPFDNSYARLPEHFFARANPTPVAEPWLIKFNRPLAQELGLDADTLERDGAQIFSGNSLPEGAEPLGMAYAGHQFGQFVPLLGDGRAILLGEVIDKNGVRRDIQLKGAGKTPYSRRGDGRAALGPVLREYIVSEAMHALGIPATRALAAVVTGEPVYRERVLPGAVFTRVAASHIRVGTFQFFAARGDTEGVKTLADYVIDRHYPKLREQERPYLALLEAVAGGQAALIARWLCVGFIHGVMNTDNCAVSGETIDFGPCAFLDAYDPAKVFSSIDQGGRYAYASQPAIGQWNLARLAETLLPLFDPEPSEAVNLANDVIAGYGSRFQTHWLTGMKAKIGLAAEEDGDLDLVQGLLTLMKEGQADFTLTFRRLADAAGSDTAQDALAATFRDPAAIAPWLAEWRARLSREAGTPHQWAQAMRLVNPAYIPRNHRIEQAIRAAEDDGDFSLFEALLSVLAKPYEDRPGYAAYAAPPAPAEEVFRTFCGT; translated from the coding sequence ATGGACCATAGCCCGAAATCCGAGAAGAACGCCGCGATTGCTCCGATCCCGTTCGACAACAGCTATGCGCGGCTGCCGGAGCATTTCTTCGCGCGCGCCAATCCGACGCCGGTGGCAGAACCGTGGCTGATCAAGTTCAACCGGCCGCTGGCGCAGGAGCTTGGCCTTGATGCCGATACGCTCGAGCGGGATGGCGCCCAGATCTTTTCCGGCAACAGCCTACCTGAAGGTGCCGAGCCGCTGGGCATGGCCTATGCCGGGCATCAGTTCGGCCAGTTCGTGCCGCTGCTCGGCGACGGGCGGGCGATCCTGCTCGGCGAGGTGATTGACAAAAACGGCGTGCGCCGCGACATCCAGCTGAAAGGCGCCGGCAAGACCCCCTACTCCCGCCGCGGTGACGGGCGCGCAGCGCTCGGGCCGGTGCTGCGGGAATATATCGTCAGCGAAGCCATGCATGCGCTCGGCATTCCCGCAACCCGGGCGCTGGCGGCCGTTGTCACCGGCGAGCCGGTCTATCGCGAGCGGGTGCTGCCCGGCGCCGTTTTCACCCGCGTGGCAGCGAGCCACATCCGCGTCGGCACCTTCCAGTTTTTTGCCGCGCGTGGCGATACCGAAGGTGTCAAGACTCTGGCGGACTATGTAATCGACCGCCACTACCCGAAGCTGAGGGAACAGGAGCGGCCCTATCTGGCGCTGCTCGAAGCGGTCGCGGGCGGCCAGGCGGCGCTGATTGCCCGCTGGCTTTGTGTCGGCTTCATCCATGGCGTCATGAACACCGACAATTGTGCTGTCTCCGGCGAGACGATCGACTTCGGCCCCTGCGCCTTTCTCGACGCCTATGACCCGGCCAAGGTGTTCTCCTCGATCGACCAGGGCGGGCGCTATGCCTATGCCAGCCAGCCGGCGATCGGCCAGTGGAATCTGGCGCGGCTGGCCGAAACGCTGCTGCCGCTTTTCGACCCGGAGCCCTCGGAGGCGGTCAATCTCGCCAACGACGTGATCGCCGGCTATGGCTCACGCTTCCAGACCCATTGGCTCACCGGCATGAAGGCCAAGATCGGTCTCGCAGCAGAGGAAGACGGCGACCTCGATCTCGTCCAGGGCCTGCTGACGCTGATGAAGGAAGGACAGGCGGATTTCACGCTGACCTTCCGGCGGCTTGCCGACGCGGCCGGGAGCGACACGGCGCAGGACGCCCTTGCAGCCACCTTCCGCGATCCGGCGGCGATCGCGCCCTGGCTTGCCGAATGGCGCGCCCGGCTGTCGCGCGAGGCGGGGACGCCGCACCAATGGGCGCAGGCGATGCGGCTGGTCAATCCGGCCTACATTCCGCGCAACCACCGGATCGAGCAGGCCATCCGCGCGGCCGAGGACGACGGCGACTTTTCGCTGTTCGAGGCGCTGCTTTCGGTGCTTGCGAAACCCTATGAGGACCGGCCGGGTTATGCCGCCTATGCCGCGCCGCCGGCCCCCGCCGAGGAAGTGTTCCGCACCTTCTGCGGCACGTGA
- a CDS encoding Tad domain-containing protein yields MRRPLKVYIEHLLSDESGNFATLTAIAFVPVIGAAALVIDLGAAYVEATKLQAALDSAALSAVRSFGEGSSEEETTKEASQIFFGNFTVPQNSEPLPEEDDLSSFNLTLVHGAFEDTAAAAYGFNYKPMFLERLPFEISKRAIAARVPGTEACILALHPTKYRSFEVTGSANIDMSGCTITANSTDAQAIYVGGSGNLKAECLFSAGGISIDPNAVQLACPAPHEKSSRVPDPFKSKKLPVASPWIDLSGCGQNFVDGGGGNGNCNGTGKTPKGNNPGYVVTLKPGTYGSLELKGAINLEPGTYLIDGGSLQLTSQSVVTGSGVTFFLLDDAKLVIHGGATFHISPALSGTWAGFSIVAAHGNAEPAVINGNSASSLTGIVYMPDTQEIQYSGNGATGGECIRLIAQEITLTGNSNFKMNCDPELANMKINNPGAVRLVQ; encoded by the coding sequence GTGTACATCGAGCATTTGCTCAGCGACGAATCGGGTAATTTTGCCACTCTTACCGCTATTGCATTCGTTCCGGTCATCGGAGCCGCAGCTTTGGTGATTGACCTTGGAGCCGCATACGTCGAAGCAACGAAACTGCAAGCGGCGCTTGACAGCGCGGCCCTTTCGGCAGTCCGATCCTTCGGGGAAGGTTCCAGCGAAGAAGAAACGACCAAGGAAGCGAGCCAGATCTTCTTTGGCAACTTCACCGTTCCGCAAAATTCCGAACCGCTGCCTGAGGAAGACGACCTGTCGAGTTTCAACCTGACGCTCGTTCACGGCGCGTTCGAGGACACGGCAGCCGCGGCCTACGGCTTCAACTACAAGCCAATGTTCCTGGAGCGACTTCCTTTCGAAATCAGTAAGCGCGCCATTGCCGCCCGGGTTCCTGGAACAGAGGCGTGCATTCTTGCCCTGCACCCGACGAAATACAGATCATTCGAAGTCACCGGCAGTGCAAACATCGATATGAGCGGCTGCACCATCACCGCGAACTCCACCGACGCACAGGCGATCTATGTCGGTGGCTCGGGCAACCTGAAAGCCGAATGCCTCTTTTCTGCCGGAGGCATATCGATCGATCCCAATGCGGTGCAACTGGCTTGTCCGGCTCCTCACGAGAAATCGTCACGAGTTCCGGATCCTTTCAAAAGCAAGAAACTCCCAGTTGCCAGCCCGTGGATCGACCTTTCCGGTTGCGGTCAAAACTTCGTCGATGGCGGCGGCGGCAATGGAAATTGCAATGGCACCGGAAAGACCCCGAAAGGAAACAACCCCGGTTACGTCGTCACCTTGAAGCCAGGGACCTATGGCAGCCTCGAGCTCAAGGGCGCAATCAATCTGGAGCCGGGCACCTATCTCATCGACGGCGGCTCGCTGCAGTTGACCAGCCAATCGGTGGTGACCGGTTCCGGCGTCACGTTTTTCCTGCTCGACGATGCCAAGCTCGTGATTCACGGCGGTGCGACGTTCCACATTTCTCCCGCGCTCTCGGGAACCTGGGCCGGGTTTTCAATCGTCGCAGCGCATGGCAACGCGGAACCAGCCGTGATCAACGGCAACAGCGCATCCTCGCTGACCGGGATCGTCTACATGCCGGACACGCAGGAGATCCAGTATTCCGGAAACGGCGCCACGGGCGGAGAATGCATTCGCCTGATCGCGCAGGAGATCACCCTTACCGGAAACAGCAATTTCAAGATGAACTGCGATCCGGAGCTGGCAAACATGAAGATCAACAATCCCGGCGCCGTTCGCCTTGTGCAATGA